The Dyella sp. 2HG41-7 sequence TCTTTCGCGAGCGCGGCGTGGCCGCCGTGGGTTTGACCGAGCTGACCAAAGCAGCGGGCTTCACGCAGGGCGGCTTCTATAACCACTTCAAATCGAAAGACGCGCTGGTCGAGGCGGTGATGGAAAAGGCGCTAGAGGGCGGCGCAGCGCAACTTATCGCCAACATCGACGTATCGAAGGGCGGGGCGGCCAAAGCGCTGAAGCGGCATATTGATTGGTACTTGTCGCCCGATCATTGCGCCGATATCGAGGCAGGTTGCCCGATGTCCGCGTTTGCCGGCGATGTGCGCCGACTCGGGGACGAAACGCAGCAATCGTATGCGCAAGGACTGTCCTGGAGTTTCGACCAGTTGGCGAGCGTGGTCGAGGGTAAGAATGCACGTGAAAAAAGAAAAAAGGCCATCGGGCTTTTCAGTCAAATGGTCGGCTTGCTCATGCTTTCGCGCGCTGTGGCCGACGCCGATCCGGCGCTAGCGGACGAGATTTTGAAAGACGGTCGGCAGCAACTGCTTCAGGCTATCGGCGCCTGAACTCGAAAGTAGAATTCGCCCATTGATCCATCGTTCGCGCGCGTTGGAACGCGACAATTTGTCTTGACCGCAAATGGGCGGCCTTTATCGGCTCCGCAAGGATTTGCGCGCCAAACCCAATCTTGACCGCGACCGCTTCGCGCCTCACGATGCTGTAGGGGCATCGACCGAATCAGGGGCGGTCATGAAAGGGAATTTCGGGGCGCATTGCGCCATCACTTTCTATATGTGACACATTCGCTCGATGAGGCGGTCTGCCTTTTCGGATCGAATGCGGCTGCCCGGCATTTGTGCGTAAGAGCGAATAGCGGCGGAAACATTTTTTCAGGGATAGTTATGAACGGTGAAAAGCGATTCGTTGCAGGTAGGTTGGCAATCGGCATCTTGCGTGTGTGTTGTCTGGGTATCGGCTTGCTGCTCGCAAGCCAGGCGCGCGCCGCTAAATGTCAGTTGATGCTTTACGGCACGTTGCCGGTGGACTTGGTCGGCGGGCGCGCCACCACAGTGGTGAAAATCAACGGAACCGATACGCACTTCATTATTGATACGGGTGCGTTTTTCAATAACATGTCGCGCGCCAATGCGTCATCGCTGGGGCTCAAGCTGCGCGACTTGCCCGACAATTTCCGCCTCATCGGCGTCGGCGGCTCCGCGAACGCGCAATACACGCACGTCAAGGAATTCGGCATACTCGGAACGACGCTCAAAAATATCGATTTCATCGTCGGTGGTTCGGACGCGGGTACAGGATTGCTTGGCGCGAATCTGTTCGATTTCGCCGACCTGGAAATCGATTTTGCGCATGGCAAGTTGAGTTTTTTTAAGGTTGATAATTGCGACAACAGTGCGCTGTCCTATTGGGCGACGGGTCGTGATTACTTCATGGTCAAGCTCGAACCGTCCGGCGATCGATTCGATCAACGCACGTTTGTCGACGTGATGATCAACGGCAAGAAAGTGCATGCCGTGCTCGATTCGGGCTCCATGGCCACTTTGATAAGCCGTCATGCCGCTGAGCGAGCCGGTCTGGACCTCAATGCGCCGAATGTGAAAAAAGGCTACGCGTCCGGTATCGGTCAGAAGACGGTCCAGACGTGGATAGTGCCTGTCGATTCGTTTTCCGTCGGCACGGAAACCATCCAGCATAGCGAGATGGAAGTCATCGATGGCACGTTTGGCGACATCAATACCGACATGCTGCTGGGCTTGGATTATCTCCTTGCCCATCACATGTTTATTTCCAATAGCCAGAAGATGGCCTATTTCACTTACAACGGTGGGCGCGTGTTCGCGTTTGCGGATGCGACGGGCGACGGCGACAAATCCAATGCCGGCACTGCCACGGACAATAACGGCGCGGCGTCTAAAAATGCGTCCGACTTTGCGTTGCGTGGCGAAGCCGATCTTTCTCGCGGCGAACCGCAGACGGCCATTACCGATTTGAATGAGGCGATTCGTTTGGCGCCCGATCAGGCCGATTATTACGTCGCTCGCGCACGAGCGTTTGGCGCGGCCAAACAATCCGATGCGGCGCTCACCGATTTGAACAAAGCCTTGAGCCTAGATCCCAAGAATCTCGATGGCTTGCTGCTGCGCGCAAGGGTTCACTTCATGCACAAAGACCGTGCAGGCGCGGCAGCCGACGTAGCGGCGGCAAGCGCCTTGGCCCCCGCAGGATCGTCGCGATCGCGTGCGGTGGCCGCCATGTACATCGAACTCGACCAACCCGCCTCGGCGCTGCCTTTGCTCGACGATTGGATTCGCCTGCACAGTAGCGACTCAGGTCTTGGCGTGGTGCTCAACGAACGCTGCTGGGCAAGGGCGCTGAGCAACCAAATGCTGGACGACGCACTGCACGATTGCCGCAAGGCGATCAAGCGCGATGGAGAAAATGCAGCCTATCTCGACAGCCTCGGCCTCGTTCAATTGCGGTTGGGTCATTATCCCGAATCGATCAAAGCCTACGAGCAAGCCACAGCGGGAAATCCACGCTCTGCATGGTCGCGCTATGGGCTCGGGTTGGCGAAAATCCGTAGCGGACAGGCTGAGGCTGGAAAAGCGGATCTGGTCGCTGCACAGGCGCTTGATCCGAATATCGAGACGCGCGCCGCGAAATATGGTCTGGCAGCCTCAGGGCCCTAGTATTTGAGGCCGGCTTTCAGCCGAAAGCCGGCCGATTCGCAACATCGGCGATTCTCGTGCCGGGTGATGGCGATATCACCCACCCGGCACGTTCGATAGAATGATTGTGACGATTCGTGAAACCGTCGGCGTAAACAAGACTGGCTCATGGCGCGTTTCCCATGTAGAAAAAGCATGTCGCCTTTTTCGCCGGAGCCAGAAAGCTGCATGTTCCAAATGAATCGCACCGACGGCCACGGATGACTCGGGCCCCATGAACGAGCGCAGGTCCGATTCCTACCGCACGACCATCGTCTTTGTCGCGTTGCTCGTCCTCGTTACGTTGGTCGCTCTCAACGCGCCGCTCTTTACGCTTCCCGCGGCGAAACCCCAAGTCGCCGCGTCGGCGCGCTCGATTCTGCCCACGGTTCAACTCTGGTTGAGCACGGCGAATCGTCGCCTGATGTTGCAGCAGCAACCGGATATCGACATGACTCCGCGCGGCGCGTCGACCCCCGATGTGGTGATCGATCTGCAGAAACGGTTTCAAACCATGGTCGGCTTTGGCGCGGCGATGACGGATTCGTCGGCGTGGTTGATCCAGAACAAGCTGAACTTTTTTCAGCGCCGGGCGTTTTTGCACGAGTTGTATGGGCCGCCGCCCAATCTCGGTTTGAACATGATGCGCCTGACGGTTGGCGCGTCGGATTTCTCGTTGAAGCCCTATACGTTGGACGATGTTCCGTTCGGCCAAGTCGATCCAGGACTGCAGCATTTCAACATCACGCCCACCGTGCACGATGTGATTCCGACCGTGCGTCAAGTGCTCGCCATCGATCCGGGACTGGTTATCGTGGCGTCGCCATGGAGCGCGCCGGCATGGATGAAAACCAGCGGAAATCTGATCGGCGGAGAATTATTGCCGCAGTACGAAAGTGCGTATGCGGATTATCTCGTCAAATATCTCGACGCGTATCTCGGTTATGGCATTCCGATTTTCGCCATTACCTTGCAGAACGAACCGGGCTTCGTGCCGGTGACGTATCCCGGCATGGAAATGCCCGAGGCCACGCGTGCGCGCGTCATCGGCCAGTATCTCGGTCCTAAACTGGCGAGCCGCAGTCCCAAGACACAAATCTGGGAATGGGACCACAACTGGAATCAGCCCGATCAACCGATGAGCATGTTGGCCGACCCTGACGCCTCGCGTTATATCGACGCCGTGGCATGGCATTGCTACGACGGCAGCCAATATGCGCAAGGTCGCATCCATCGCGCGTATCCACAAAAAGATACGTACATCACCGAGTGTTCCGGCGGCGATTGGGCGTCGGCCGTCAACGGCGAGCTATTGTGGTTTACGCGCGAATTGCTGGTCACCGGAACGCGGCAGTGGGCGCGTGGCGTGGTGTATTGGAATATCGTGCTCGACGAACAACACGGTCCGCATTTTGGCGGCTGCGCCTTGTGCAAGGGCGTGGTCACGATCGACTCGCACACCGGTGCGGTGACACGGAACGACGAATACTACGCGTTCGCGCACTTTAGTAAATTTGTATTGCCCGGCGCCGTGCGCGTGGAATCCACGATGCTCGACGACGAAGGCATCGCCAATGTGGCGTTTCAAAATGCATCGGACGGATCGATCGTGCTGGTGATGGTCAATAGCAATGAGAAAGCGCGGCTTGTTTCCGTCGCACAAGGTCAGACGCGTTTCGAATATTCGATGCCGGCGGAAAGCGTGGCGACGTTCGTGTGGAATCCCGATCAGGCAAACGCATGGATGCGACACGTTCTCGGCTGGTTCAATCTCGCGCGATAAGGCGTTGGTCGAGAGGGACGCCGAGGCGCGAGAGACTCACGCCGGCAGCGCGGAACCATGATAGAGTCGGCGAATTCCTAGGTTCAAGCACTGGTCATGGCCGCCCGCAGCGCTTGATTTGGCTCCACCCAGGGGAAATTCCCGCGAGGGAAAACGCGACACTCAAAAGGAGTGTTGTGCGCCATGACCCCCGTTTCCGCGACGCCGGCCGCTCGATATAGGGCCTTTATCAGCTACAGCCACCAGGACAAAGCCTGGGCGGGTTGGCTGCACAAGGCGCTGGAAACGTACGCGTTGCCGAAACAGCTGGTTGGCGCGACCACCGCGGCGGGCGTTATTCCAAAACGCCTCGCACCCATTTTTCGCGATCGCGACGAACTGGCCAGCGCCACCGATCTCGGCCGTAAGGTCAACGAAGCGCTGGCGCAATCGGAAAACCTGATCGTGATCTGCTCGCCGCGCTCGGCCGCTTCGCGCTGGGTCGATGAGGAGGTGCTCGCGTTCAAACGACTAGGCCGCAGCGAGCGCATTTTCTGCTTGATCGTCGAAGGCGAACCGAATGCAAGCGGTCTTCAAGGTCGCGAAGCCGACGAATGTTTTACGCATGCGCTGCGCTATCGAATGGGCAGCGACAGCCAATTGACCGACGAACGCACCGAGCCCATCGCCGCCGATGCGCGGTCTGGCAAAGATGGCAAAACCAACGCCAAATTGAAATTAATCGCCGGTCTGCTTGATCTCGATTTCGATGCGTTGAAACGACGCGAGCTGAAACGACGTTATCGACGCATGGCCGCGCTGGCTACGCTGGCGCTGATCGTGATGGCGATGACCACCACGTTAGCGATTATGGCCATGATTGCGCGGCATGCCGCCGTCGTCGCGAGCGAGGCGGCTGTGCGGCGTCAAAAGCAGGCGGAAGATCTGGTCGGTTTTATGCTCGGGGATCTCAACGACAAGCTGCAGCAAGTGTCGCGACTGGACATCATGGAAACGGTCAACGATCACGCTATGGCGTATTTCAAGTCGTTGCCGACCACGGACGTCACCGACGGCGCGCTGGCGCAACGCGCCAAGGCGCTCGAGGAGATCGGCAGCGTGCGACTGGACCAAGGTCAATTGGCCGCGGCGATGGAATCGTTTCAAGCCGCATCGAAACTCGCCGCCGGTTTGGCCGAAAAAGCGCCGGATGACGTCGAACGACAACTCGCTTACGCGCGCATCGTGGCCTATGTCGGTATGGTCCATTGGTACCAAGGACAGCTTGACGATGCGCAAAAATATTTCGAATCGGCGCAAACGGTTTTGCTGCGTGTCGAACCGAACCATGCCAGCGATCTCACGCTGCAATACGAATTGGCGATGATCGACAACGATATCGGGCATGTGCTCGAAGCGCGTGGTCGGCTCGACGAGGCGATTGCTCCGTACCGCAGCACGCTGGCGCTGTGCCAGAAACTGGTGGCGGCGAAACCCGATAAAACCGATTGGGCCGATCAATTGGGCGATGCGCACAATAATCTTGGAAAACTCGCGCTTATGGATGGCGATCTTGCATCGGCCGTTGCCCAGTACACAGCCGATGACGCGATCGAGAACGCGCTGGTTGCACGCGATCCGCGCAACAACGATCAGCGCGAGAACATGCTGAAGGTTCACGCCATTCTCGGCCGCACGCTGGCGCTCACGGGCGATATCGAGACAGGCATGCGCGACGTGCAGCAGTCGGTCGATATCGCCGCTCAACTGGCGGCGATCGATCCGAACAACGCCAGCTTTCAGGACGATCTTGCGCGGTATTCGTCGGAATCGGCGCGGCTCCATCGATTGAGCGGCGATCTGCCGACCGCTCAGAAACAGGTTGCGCAATCGCTGTCTATTTTGTCCGCCTTGACAAAAAAAGATCCGGCGAACGTCGGCGTACAACGCGAATTCGCGGAAGCTAAACTGGAGCAAGCCGCGCAATCGCGCGCCGCCGGCCAAAGCGACGCCGCGTTCGCGCAGGCACAGGCAGCGCTGGCGATGCTCGATCCACTGTTAATCAAACAACCCGACGACCGCGCCACCTTGCTGGCAAGCGTGAATGGGAAGTTGCTGCTCGCGGCCGTGACCGTCGATGCGCAAGCCGCACAACGCTTGCGCCATGACGCGTTGAACGCAATGCAAAGCGTCAAGAGCGGGCGCAACGATCCGCGCCTGCTGGCGCTGAAAGTGGAAGCGTTGTTGGCGTTGGACAGAAAGCCCGACGCACAGCGCCTGATCCAACAGTTGTGGGACAGCGGTTACCGCGATGTGGCGCTGGTGGACGCGCTACAGCATCAGCGTATCGCCTATCCCGTCAATCCGGCCTTCCAGCAGAAAGCGCTGGCGGCAACCGGCAAAGGCAAGTAAGCCAGGGCAATGCAGGCAGGGATGGCAGTGGGAAAGTCACGGTAAACCCATCTCTCATCGTTAGGAGATCATCATGGAACCCGGTCTTGACGTCATGCTGAGTGTCTATTTGGAACCACCAGGCGCACCGTGCTCTCTCGGTGTCAAATCGGTCGAAATCCTCC is a genomic window containing:
- a CDS encoding glycoside hydrolase family 30 beta sandwich domain-containing protein, which produces MNERRSDSYRTTIVFVALLVLVTLVALNAPLFTLPAAKPQVAASARSILPTVQLWLSTANRRLMLQQQPDIDMTPRGASTPDVVIDLQKRFQTMVGFGAAMTDSSAWLIQNKLNFFQRRAFLHELYGPPPNLGLNMMRLTVGASDFSLKPYTLDDVPFGQVDPGLQHFNITPTVHDVIPTVRQVLAIDPGLVIVASPWSAPAWMKTSGNLIGGELLPQYESAYADYLVKYLDAYLGYGIPIFAITLQNEPGFVPVTYPGMEMPEATRARVIGQYLGPKLASRSPKTQIWEWDHNWNQPDQPMSMLADPDASRYIDAVAWHCYDGSQYAQGRIHRAYPQKDTYITECSGGDWASAVNGELLWFTRELLVTGTRQWARGVVYWNIVLDEQHGPHFGGCALCKGVVTIDSHTGAVTRNDEYYAFAHFSKFVLPGAVRVESTMLDDEGIANVAFQNASDGSIVLVMVNSNEKARLVSVAQGQTRFEYSMPAESVATFVWNPDQANAWMRHVLGWFNLAR
- a CDS encoding TetR/AcrR family transcriptional regulator, whose translation is MGVSKQQAVENKQAIVAAAEKLFRERGVAAVGLTELTKAAGFTQGGFYNHFKSKDALVEAVMEKALEGGAAQLIANIDVSKGGAAKALKRHIDWYLSPDHCADIEAGCPMSAFAGDVRRLGDETQQSYAQGLSWSFDQLASVVEGKNAREKRKKAIGLFSQMVGLLMLSRAVADADPALADEILKDGRQQLLQAIGA
- a CDS encoding toll/interleukin-1 receptor domain-containing protein; this translates as MTPVSATPAARYRAFISYSHQDKAWAGWLHKALETYALPKQLVGATTAAGVIPKRLAPIFRDRDELASATDLGRKVNEALAQSENLIVICSPRSAASRWVDEEVLAFKRLGRSERIFCLIVEGEPNASGLQGREADECFTHALRYRMGSDSQLTDERTEPIAADARSGKDGKTNAKLKLIAGLLDLDFDALKRRELKRRYRRMAALATLALIVMAMTTTLAIMAMIARHAAVVASEAAVRRQKQAEDLVGFMLGDLNDKLQQVSRLDIMETVNDHAMAYFKSLPTTDVTDGALAQRAKALEEIGSVRLDQGQLAAAMESFQAASKLAAGLAEKAPDDVERQLAYARIVAYVGMVHWYQGQLDDAQKYFESAQTVLLRVEPNHASDLTLQYELAMIDNDIGHVLEARGRLDEAIAPYRSTLALCQKLVAAKPDKTDWADQLGDAHNNLGKLALMDGDLASAVAQYTADDAIENALVARDPRNNDQRENMLKVHAILGRTLALTGDIETGMRDVQQSVDIAAQLAAIDPNNASFQDDLARYSSESARLHRLSGDLPTAQKQVAQSLSILSALTKKDPANVGVQREFAEAKLEQAAQSRAAGQSDAAFAQAQAALAMLDPLLIKQPDDRATLLASVNGKLLLAAVTVDAQAAQRLRHDALNAMQSVKSGRNDPRLLALKVEALLALDRKPDAQRLIQQLWDSGYRDVALVDALQHQRIAYPVNPAFQQKALAATGKGK
- a CDS encoding aspartyl protease family protein — encoded protein: MNGEKRFVAGRLAIGILRVCCLGIGLLLASQARAAKCQLMLYGTLPVDLVGGRATTVVKINGTDTHFIIDTGAFFNNMSRANASSLGLKLRDLPDNFRLIGVGGSANAQYTHVKEFGILGTTLKNIDFIVGGSDAGTGLLGANLFDFADLEIDFAHGKLSFFKVDNCDNSALSYWATGRDYFMVKLEPSGDRFDQRTFVDVMINGKKVHAVLDSGSMATLISRHAAERAGLDLNAPNVKKGYASGIGQKTVQTWIVPVDSFSVGTETIQHSEMEVIDGTFGDINTDMLLGLDYLLAHHMFISNSQKMAYFTYNGGRVFAFADATGDGDKSNAGTATDNNGAASKNASDFALRGEADLSRGEPQTAITDLNEAIRLAPDQADYYVARARAFGAAKQSDAALTDLNKALSLDPKNLDGLLLRARVHFMHKDRAGAAADVAAASALAPAGSSRSRAVAAMYIELDQPASALPLLDDWIRLHSSDSGLGVVLNERCWARALSNQMLDDALHDCRKAIKRDGENAAYLDSLGLVQLRLGHYPESIKAYEQATAGNPRSAWSRYGLGLAKIRSGQAEAGKADLVAAQALDPNIETRAAKYGLAASGP